From one Planococcus citri chromosome 3, ihPlaCitr1.1, whole genome shotgun sequence genomic stretch:
- the APP-BP1 gene encoding NEDD8-activating enzyme E1 regulatory subunit isoform X2: MDSMSPKSPEQSEKNKKYDRQLRLWGDHGQQALENAHICVVNATSLGTEILKSLVLPGIGSFTIIDGSKVREEDVGANFFLDMESIGKSRAEVAAQFLLELNPDVHGDFIDESLQQILNNNPSFFNNFSLVVGTSLSEQEIGLLSAKLWDLNIPLIICRSYGFIGAARLQVNEHTVIESHPDNQNPDLRIIQPFPALKEHLDSYDLDSMELKDHAHVPYVVILYKCAQQYFQINGKFPQTYKEKESFKEMIRKKMKLDENGIPHHEENFEEALHAVNFAITSTPIPNEIKNILNDDKCVNLTVKSKPFWIMARALKDFFEKEKCLPVRGTLPDMTAETKSYVNLQQIYRDKASKDADSVYKRAQQLLRQLNQSPDSISEPDVKLFCKHASDLRILRTTYIESEYKDRVYNSSYIASQLEDPDSMMDFYVILRSIERFYTEFKEYPGDLDDHVEPDIVKLKTCLSKLLAEIGCGGLIKDDVIHEFCRYGGAELHSVSAFLGGCIAHEIIKLVTSQYVPFNNILIYNAVTSNVVTFTM; the protein is encoded by the exons ATGGATTCCATGTCCCCTAAATCACCCGAACAATCcgagaagaataaaaaatacgacCGTCAATTAAG ATTATGGGGTGATCACGGTCAGCAGGCTTTAGAAAACGCTCACATCTGCGTTGTGAATGCCACTTCACTCGgcactgaaattttgaaatctttggtTCTACCCGGCATCGGTTCGTTTACCATTATCGACGGGAGCAAAGTTCGTGAAGAAGATGTCGGTGCTAA TTTTTTTCTCGACATGGAAAGTATCGGTAAATCTAGAGCCGAAGTCGCCGCGCAATTTTTACTCGAGCTGAATCCAGACGTTCACGGCGATTTTATCGATGAAAGTTTACAGCAGATATTGAACAATAATCCGTCCTTCTTTAATAATTTCTCGTTAGTCGTCGGAACGTCGTTATCGGAACAAGAGATCGGTTTGTTGTCGGCGAAACTTTGGGATCTAAATATTCCGCTAATAATCTGTCGAAGTTACGGATTCATTGGTGCGGCCAGACTTCAAGTTAACGAGCATACCGTTATTGAATCTCATCCCGATAATCAGAATCCTGATTTACGAATCATTCAACCGTTTCCGGCGCTGAAAGAGCATCTTGATTCGTACGATTTGGATTCGATGGAGTTGAAAGATCACGCTCATGTTCCTTACGTGGTAATTTTGTATAAATGCGCTCAACagtattttcaaatcaacgGTAAATTTCCGCAGACGTACAAGGAAAAAGAGTCGTTCAAGGAAATGATCAgaaaaa AAATGAAACTCGACGAAAACGGAATACCTCACCACGAAGAGAATTTCGAAGAAGCTTTACACGCTGTTAACTTCGCCATCACTTCTACACCGATTCCGAATGAAATCAAGAACATTCTAAACGACGATAAATGTGTTAATTTAACCGTTaag AGTAAACCGTTCTGGATTATGGCTCGTGCATTGAAAGACttcttcgaaaaagaaaaatgtctaCCGGTTCGCGGTACGTTACCCGATATGACGGCGGAAACCAAGAGCTACGTTAACTTACAACAAAT ATATCGGGATAAAGCTTCCAAAGATGCAGATTCGGTCTACAAACGTGCTCAACAGTTATTGCGTCAGTTGAATCAGTCGCCCGATTCGATTTCAGAACCAGATGTTAAATTGTTTTGCAAGCATGCTTCAGATTTGAGAATTCTTAGGACTACGTATATCGAGTCAGAGTACAAAGATCGCGTTTACAATTCATCGTATATCG CATCGCAGCTGGAAGATCCGGATAGCATGATGGACTTTTACGTGATCCTTCGAAGCATCGAACGATTCTACACGGAATTCAAAGAATATCCTGGCGATTTGGACGATCACGTAGAACCCGATATCGTGAAACTAAAG ACTTGCTTATCGAAATTGTTAGCTGAAATAGGCTGCGGTGGTCTGATAAAAGACGACGTTATCCATGAATTTTGTCGATATGGCGGAGCAGAATTGCATTCGGTCTCGGCTTTCTTAG GAGGATGCATCGCCCATGAAATCATTAAATTGGTGACCAGTCAGTACGTACCATTTAACAATATATTAATTTACAACGCCGTTACATCGAATGTGGTAACGTTCACGATGTGA
- the APP-BP1 gene encoding NEDD8-activating enzyme E1 regulatory subunit isoform X1: MDSMSPKSPEQSEKNKKYDRQLRLWGDHGQQALENAHICVVNATSLGTEILKSLVLPGIGSFTIIDGSKVREEDVGANFFLDMESIGKSRAEVAAQFLLELNPDVHGDFIDESLQQILNNNPSFFNNFSLVVGTSLSEQEIGLLSAKLWDLNIPLIICRSYGFIGAARLQVNEHTVIESHPDNQNPDLRIIQPFPALKEHLDSYDLDSMELKDHAHVPYVVILYKCAQQYFQINGKFPQTYKEKESFKEMIRKKMKLDENGIPHHEENFEEALHAVNFAITSTPIPNEIKNILNDDKCVNLTVKSKPFWIMARALKDFFEKEKCLPVRGTLPDMTAETKSYVNLQQIYRDKASKDADSVYKRAQQLLRQLNQSPDSISEPDVKLFCKHASDLRILRTTYIESEYKDRVYNSSYIASQLEDPDSMMDFYVILRSIERFYTEFKEYPGDLDDHVEPDIVKLKTCLSKLLAEIGCGGLIKDDVIHEFCRYGGAELHSVSAFLGGCIAHEIIKLVTSQISILANGSSLQNPLLVSLSGTMRMYL; the protein is encoded by the exons ATGGATTCCATGTCCCCTAAATCACCCGAACAATCcgagaagaataaaaaatacgacCGTCAATTAAG ATTATGGGGTGATCACGGTCAGCAGGCTTTAGAAAACGCTCACATCTGCGTTGTGAATGCCACTTCACTCGgcactgaaattttgaaatctttggtTCTACCCGGCATCGGTTCGTTTACCATTATCGACGGGAGCAAAGTTCGTGAAGAAGATGTCGGTGCTAA TTTTTTTCTCGACATGGAAAGTATCGGTAAATCTAGAGCCGAAGTCGCCGCGCAATTTTTACTCGAGCTGAATCCAGACGTTCACGGCGATTTTATCGATGAAAGTTTACAGCAGATATTGAACAATAATCCGTCCTTCTTTAATAATTTCTCGTTAGTCGTCGGAACGTCGTTATCGGAACAAGAGATCGGTTTGTTGTCGGCGAAACTTTGGGATCTAAATATTCCGCTAATAATCTGTCGAAGTTACGGATTCATTGGTGCGGCCAGACTTCAAGTTAACGAGCATACCGTTATTGAATCTCATCCCGATAATCAGAATCCTGATTTACGAATCATTCAACCGTTTCCGGCGCTGAAAGAGCATCTTGATTCGTACGATTTGGATTCGATGGAGTTGAAAGATCACGCTCATGTTCCTTACGTGGTAATTTTGTATAAATGCGCTCAACagtattttcaaatcaacgGTAAATTTCCGCAGACGTACAAGGAAAAAGAGTCGTTCAAGGAAATGATCAgaaaaa AAATGAAACTCGACGAAAACGGAATACCTCACCACGAAGAGAATTTCGAAGAAGCTTTACACGCTGTTAACTTCGCCATCACTTCTACACCGATTCCGAATGAAATCAAGAACATTCTAAACGACGATAAATGTGTTAATTTAACCGTTaag AGTAAACCGTTCTGGATTATGGCTCGTGCATTGAAAGACttcttcgaaaaagaaaaatgtctaCCGGTTCGCGGTACGTTACCCGATATGACGGCGGAAACCAAGAGCTACGTTAACTTACAACAAAT ATATCGGGATAAAGCTTCCAAAGATGCAGATTCGGTCTACAAACGTGCTCAACAGTTATTGCGTCAGTTGAATCAGTCGCCCGATTCGATTTCAGAACCAGATGTTAAATTGTTTTGCAAGCATGCTTCAGATTTGAGAATTCTTAGGACTACGTATATCGAGTCAGAGTACAAAGATCGCGTTTACAATTCATCGTATATCG CATCGCAGCTGGAAGATCCGGATAGCATGATGGACTTTTACGTGATCCTTCGAAGCATCGAACGATTCTACACGGAATTCAAAGAATATCCTGGCGATTTGGACGATCACGTAGAACCCGATATCGTGAAACTAAAG ACTTGCTTATCGAAATTGTTAGCTGAAATAGGCTGCGGTGGTCTGATAAAAGACGACGTTATCCATGAATTTTGTCGATATGGCGGAGCAGAATTGCATTCGGTCTCGGCTTTCTTAG GAGGATGCATCGCCCATGAAATCATTAAATTGGTGACCAGTCA
- the Usp1 gene encoding ubiquitin carboxyl-terminal hydrolase 1, whose protein sequence is MTVLQMRDTDEETNQPPAKKLRFSSSRHKAEDTRRHVQAWLDSSDNDSFINSNQMPVASETMVNGYGLNDPFHQAHTQRSPEENGYSDCLIPIAPLLNLGNTCFLNSVLYTLRFAPSFLHKLHHLYSDSASFTKQLNAAKQERACSLGRNLAGKSGSWGHKDSYPNNSNDSEMKTQAVITKLHQVYASLWSNEYKDRMEPFQPLSFLHALREVNPIFEGNQQHDAHELLVCLLDIIREACDIVYNQNSIIERQPPQCPSSSTSSGIKSYVRKSLKFSRVMNYEKGSNCLRENYSEGDMRKYLINDDVAKDDTDSVYMEERYSGPNQDTIFEDFQGISLLRTTCLECEHVTERKETFCDICVPIKSESDCDDEKSIDRLYESVIVTEEYLIDCNKYWCEKCSRLNEAKRCVRYERLPRLLTLHLKRFSSGFGSSVSKVNDYMPTPFTLSCFCEKCLGNEEPPHKYYLYAVIMHLGAAIASGHYVAYVRTFDNPQDYVYCVKDKPKTSSLSRGYSINSVSQNTNSNSNPMVDKSNSLLRYFSRKLSSKSFSNGSNSSGSSKDSDLRRERVKPTCKGAECCSIRLRAISNDQDNVVWLECDDESVRTITMEELKEMLAPKTNKNSALTPYLLFYTKA, encoded by the exons ATGACTGTTCTACAGATGAGAGATACTGATGAAGAAACAAATCAACCGCCTGCGAAAAAACTACGTTTTTCATCATCACGTCACAAAGCCGAAGATACTAGACGACACGTTCAAGCCTGGCTAGATTCATCGGATAATGATTCATTTATAAACTCTAATCAAATGCCAGTAGCGTCAG AAACTATGGTTAATGGTTATGGGTTAAACGACCCATTTCATCAGGCGCATACTCAAAGGTCGCCTGAAGAAAATGGTTATAGCGACTGTCTAATTCCTATTGCACCTTTATTGAACCTTGGTAACACTTGTTTTCTGAACAGCGTTCTGTATACGCTGCGTTTCGCACCTTCTTTTTTACATAAGCTACATCACTTGTACTCTGATTCTGCATCGTTTACCAAGCAACTCAACGCTGCCAAG CAAGAGAGAGCTTGTTCGTTGGGACGAAATCTTGCAGGCAAATCGGGTTCGTGGGGACACAAGGACTCGTATCCGAATAACTCTAATGATTCTGAAATGAAAACACAAGCTGTAATTACTAAACTACACCAAGTTTACGCATCTTTATGGTCAAACGAGTACAAAGATCGTATGGAACCGTTCCAACCGCTTAGTTTTTTACACGCGTTGAG GGAAGTGAatccaatttttgaaggaaatcaACAACACGACGCGCACGAATTACTCGTCTGTCTATTGGATATAATTCGAGAAGCATGCGATATCGTTTATAATCAGAATTCAATCATAGAAAGACAGCCACCACAATGCCCTTCTTCGTCGACCAGTTCTGGAATAAAATCGTATGTTCGAAAATCGCTGAAATTCAGTCGAGTTATGAATTACGAAAAAGGCTCGAAttgtttgcgagaaaattattcCG aagGTGATATGCGTAAGTACCTGATAAACGACGATGTAGCCAAAGACGATACGGATTCCGTGTACATGGAGGAACGTTACAGTGGTCCTAATCAGGATACGATTTTCGAAGATTTCCAAGGTATTTCTTTGCTACGTACTACGTGTCTGGAATGCGAACACGTTACCGAACGAAAGGAGACTTTTTGTGATATTTGTGTACCGATCAAATCGGAATCAGACTGCG aCGATGAAAAATCCATAGATCGTCTGTACGAGTCGGTTATCGTAACTGAGGAGTATCTCATAGACTGTAATAAGTATTGGTGCGAGAAATGTTCTCGTCTAAACGAAGCTAAACGTTGCGTTCGATACGAAAGGTTACCTAGACTGTTGACGTTGCATTTGAAACGATTTTCATCGGGATTTGG ATCATCAGTCTCCAAAGTGAACGACTACATGCCGACTCCTTTCACTTTATCTTGCTTTTGCGAAAAATGCCTCGGTAACGAAGAACCACCTCATAAATACTACTTATACGCTGTAATCATGCATCTCGGCGCAGCCATCGCTTCGGGACACTACGTAGCCTACGTGCGAACCTTTGATAACCCTCAAGATTACGTATACTGCGTTAAAGATAAACCAAAAACCTCGAGTTTATCGCGAGGCTACAGTATTAACTCGGTGTCTCAAAACACCAACTCGAATTCAAACCCAATGGTCGATAAATCCAACTCGCTGTTGAGATACTTCAGTCGCAAGCTATCGTCTAAATCATTCTCGAACGGTAGCAACTCATCTGGTTCTTCTAAAGACTCAGATTTACGTCGAGAACGCGTAAAACCAACTTGCAAAGGAGCCGAATGCTGCTCGATCCGGTTACGAGCCATTTCCAACGATCAAGATAACGTTGTATGGTTAGAATGCGACGACGAATCGGTTAGAACCATTACGATGGAAGAACTAAAAGAAATGCTGGCAccgaaaacgaataaaaattcagcTCTGACGCCGTACTTGTTGTTTTACACGAAAGCCTGA